One genomic segment of Ictidomys tridecemlineatus isolate mIctTri1 chromosome Y, mIctTri1.hap1, whole genome shotgun sequence includes these proteins:
- the LOC144372012 gene encoding uncharacterized protein LOC144372012 — protein MQKTSRPPSACPSVSIDTDPSQSPQDSGNLPGPAQNPALINKAPTVTNRLYPVLNPGDTLTPGEEATLEKEAVRYHSEDPPPLRTLPQPIGLTHPPPSYIPPAFCALALQGPTAPSDIFSPLPLPDLAPLRESLQHRWEQIQLLKELRSLDSELSSLALGTESTRAGPRWSNTKAKPCHRPVLAFPVTRSQTDKPAQAEDKEVKAEETDLEEEAEETDQGDEAGGGQEEDQDSEDEEFTPRQEGTPSAYKKLSLRFLEKLKKACAHYGPTAPYTLALLESHSAQWLTPNDWKFLAGATLSAGDFLLWNADFKEHCRETAQKNLTKASSKSWTYVKLVGNAPFDTNPKQVRFPAGLLAQIQTAGLQAWRRLLKRARLPLPWQKSDKGLTSLIATLLPCLT, from the coding sequence aTGCAAAAGACCTCTCGTCCCCCCTCGGCATGCCCTTCAGTTAGTATAGACACAGacccttctcagtctccccaggactcTGGGAACCTTCCTGGTCCCGCTCAAAACCCCGCCCTAATAAATAAGGCTCCAACGGTTACCAACCgcctttatccagttttaaatcccggagacacattgacccctggggaggaggctaccttggagaaggaagcagtTCGCTACCATTCAGAAGACCCGCCACCTCTCAGGACCCTGCCACAGCCTATAGGACTTACACATCCCCCTCCCTCCtatatccctcctgccttttgtgctctggcccttcaggggccaactgccccctcagacattttttctccacttcccctgcctgACCTGGCTCCCTTGCGAGAGTCCCTCCAACACAGATGGGAacagatccaacttttaaaagaattaagatcccTTGACTCTGAGCTCAGCTCATTAGCCTTAGGCACGGAGTCAACCCGAGCTGGCCCAAGGTGGTCTAATACAAAGGCTAAGCCGTGCCATCGGCCTGTACTCGCCTTCCCAGTCACCCGCAGTCAGACAGATAAGCCCGCCCAGGCTGAGGACAAAGAGGTGAAAGCGGAGGAAACAGATCTAGAGGAGGAAGCCGAGGAAACGGATCAAGGGGATGAAGCCGggggagggcaagaggaagatcaggactcagaggatgaggagttcaCCCCTAGGCAGGAAGGAACCCCGAGTGCTTACAAAAAATTAAGCCTGcgctttcttgaaaaacttaaaaaggcttgtGCTCACTATGGACCCACTGCGCCCTACACATTGGCTTTACTAGAGAGTCACAGCGCACAATGGCTTACTCCTAATGACTGGAAATTTTTAGCCGGAGCTACCCTCAGTGCTGGAGACTTCCTGTTatggaatgcagatttcaaagagcactgtcgggaaactgctcaaaaaaatttaactaaggcctcctctaaatcctggacttatgttaagctagtgggcaatgcgccctttgacactaaccctaaacaggtGCGTTTCCCTGCTGGACTTTTGGCGCAGATTCAGACGGCTGGCTTACAGGCTTGGAGACGCCTCCTCAAAAGGGCTCGGCTACCACTTCCCTGGCAAAAATCCGACAAGGGCCTGACGAGCCTTATAGCGACTTTGTTGCCCTGCTTAACCTAG
- the Sry gene encoding sex-determining region Y protein translates to MFTVLNPSNYSPAQQQQDGLDFGKNSSFLGIYHSSSNDQCETGGNLKGTQGRVKRPLNAFMVWSRDQRRKMALENPSMRNSEISKRLGYRWKTLTEAEKWPFFQEALRLQAMHREKYPNYKYRPRKKAKTQQKTGSSSLPEEPPLKLCSQASVDARLHNLGQPERSSENLH, encoded by the coding sequence ATGTTTACAGTACTGAACCCCAGCAATTACAGTCCAGCCCAACAGCAACAGGATGGCCTCGACTTCGGGAAAAACTCTTCCTTCCTTGGGATCTACCACTCTAGCTCAAATGATCAGTGTGAAACCGGAGGCAACCTTAAAGGGACCCAGGGCCGGGTCAAGAGACCCTTGAATGCTTTCATGGTGTGGTCTCGCGACCAGCGGCGCAAGATGGCTCTGGAGAACCCCAGCATGCGAAATTCAGAGATCAGCAAGCGGCTGGGATACCGGTGGAAAACGCTTACAGAAGCCGAAAAATGGCCATTCTTCCAAGAGGCACTGAGACTACAGGCCATGCACAGAGAGAAATACCCGAACTACAAGTATCGGCCTCGCAAGAAGGCTAAGACGCAACAGAAGACTGGCAGCAGTTCGCTGCCCGAAGAGCCCCCATTAAAACTGTGCAGCCAGGCGTCCGTGGACGCGAGGCTGCACAACCTTGGGCAGCCAGAGCGCAGTTCAGAAAACCTGCACTGA